The nucleotide window ataataaatgttcATACAAATTAAATTTGTGATTTTAAGAACtattatgtattatttttcgTATGCTAAAATATcattgaaaatattaataaaataaatatacactACTGAAAAAAGGTAAGAATTTAagtaaaaatacaaaataaaattaattatgttttataatttaagaaaataaataaaacacacttaaaaattatatgcttataatgtatgcatacatatatatcacATCTCCATATTAAATTTCATAGTATTATcgtattttttcattataatatattagatCAATATATTGTGTTTTATTGTATTTACATTGTGTTTAGAGCTTTTAATTTTCCTCtattttccattttgatattttattacagttttaattattatatataatttgagCATACCTATAACACATAgatatttatttacatatatgtgAATATTTAATTTCACTTTTTATAGAGCTTTTATgggaatataaaaaaacgcACACAAAAGTGATAATATTACACACcctacaaatataaaaaaaaataaaaaaaaaatagctatttatattttgaaaaatggaaaaaagtTTTATTATGATTAAGCCTGATGGTGTCCAAAGGGGCTTAGTTGGTGTAATAATTAAACGTTTTGAAAGAAAAGGATATAAATTGATAggattaaaaatgttaaatccTACTGaagaaatattaaaagaacATTACAAAGAGTTATCTGATCAAccatttttcaaaaaacttgtagattatataaataaaggaCCTGTTGTTGCTATGGTATGGGAAGGGATGGATATAGTTAAGCAAGGAAGAAAATTAATTGGTGAAACAAATCCATTAAATAGTAATGTAGGAACAATTCGAGGAGATTTTTGTTTAGAAGTTAGTAGAAATGTTATACATGGTAGTGATTCAGTTGCTTCAGCAAATAGAGAAATTAATATATGGTTTAAGGCTGAGGAATTAATCCAATGGAAAAACCATTCTAATGATTGGGTGTATGCatagttattttattttaaaaaaaaaactttttttttttttttcgttactttttttttaaacaatatttattttctaataGGTTATTATTTCCACATAatacatgtatatacataACTTTATGTGAATGGATAAAATACCTTTTTTGTTCCATTATTATCACAATAAATTAATACACAATTATAGTGATAATAATGTGGAACtgcataataaattaatatatagcTAGCTAGCTAGCTTTTGAGCTAGCTATTTTTGTTTGCTGTCCTCATAATAGGAACAcgataaataaaacaataaaaaaataaaaaacaaaccAAGCATTAAgcattaaattatttaatttatttttcaatataagaacatttatttagaaaaataattataataaaataaaaaaagcaCGACAACCAAATATGTCCTACATATTAATTGGGCATAAGAGTGTGTGcaaattattatactatCATTGTATTTTCCTTTATTTAGAATATAATGGCTATTCATTTGGaataatggaaaatataatgatagtGTTACATGGTTGAATTTGAGAAGGGTATTAAGTTTACCAtagtttaataaattatatattatatatatatatatatatatgtgtgtgtgtgtaaaGGAAAATACTCAACATATTTACAGGAATGCAAttccaaaatatataaaacaaagaATTAAACCAGAGTAATAATGTTGTTATgcataaatattaacatataaaaaaaattagtaaaataaaaaaaaaaaaaaaaaaatcgaaacaaGCATACCCGACATAGGTATTTTATTCCCCGAAAACTAATCATGCTAAGTTTTATAAAGAATATGAACAATctcaaattaaaattatgtatatacatatatttatgcatacTTATAagaatatgtttatatttaattatttatgcgaaaaaaaaaaagtatgaACATTTTAAAATGGGTATCAGGGgaaatttacaaataaacTTAAAGTGTATATGTATTATCGTCGTGTAAAtcatgtataatatatagtaCATGATTTTCGAATAagtttttgaaaaattaggATATTCACAAAAAGGTAAATTATTATTCGTCAGCTTAGGCTATcgatattataaaatataccaCTTTACAGTAGCTATTGgtatcataaaatataccACTTTGCAGTAGCTATCGATTGGTGGTTTTCTTTATCTAACTCAGTGCCTTAACAACCATATTGACATTAAACTTTTTCAAATGAGTATATTTTTGTCCAACTCCAACAAAAACAATGGGTTTGCCAGTAAGATAAACCATAGAAAGTGCTGTACCTACTTTATCATCAACAGTATCAAATTTTGTGAGAACTATGCCATCTATGGTTCTTTTATGTGTATCACATGTAGCATCTATTAATGTttgattaaattttttaagttgATCAATAGCATCGTTTCCTACTAATGCCTCTCCAACAAAAAGTATTAAATCTggattatttattaaaattaattttccTAAAGATCTCATTAATGGTTCATTATCTTGCATTCTACCAGCTGTATCTATTAAAATTAcatcatatttttctttttttgcaTAAGAAATAGCATCTTTAGCAATACCAGCTGCATTTTTTCCATATCCTTTTTCAAAAAGATAGACATCTAAACATTTTGCATGTATTCTTAATTGTTCAATTGCACCTGCTCTAAATGTATCACAAGCTGCAATCATAATTTTAAGATTTccttttgtttttaaataataacaaactTTAGCTAAATTTGTAGATTTGCCAACACCATTTACTCCTAAAAAGCAAATAGAATATAATTTTCCTAAAGATTTTGCTTCTAAAGCTGATCTAAGCACATCTACTGAATCTTTAGGTATTAAAATAGATTGAAGAGTATCTGAAAAGATGGTAGAAACtgtttttttaacatttaaagaaaacattgttttttttttccctattaatttttctttcattGTTTCTATTAAGATATCACATATTTCCGAGGCTACATTTTTTGAAAGTAATTTAGTTTTAATATCCTGTaaaattttttctatatcaCCTTCTTCAATAGTATTGGTAGATGAGAATATTTTAAGAATAGAATCATTTAATTGACTCATGataccatttttattttcatttgtaGAAGAATCACTTGAATCATCAAATTCTCCTTCATATTTAACAATttcatttgaattatttttattttcattttttgatgAATAATCTAATTTTTCAATatctttttttgttatttttttatttaattcccATTCtcttgcatttttttttgtttctcCGTTTTTACCATTTTCTCCGTTTTTACCATTTTCTCCATTTGTGTTATTATTGGAACAATTTTTGTTTCCAGAATCAGGACTTGATCTTTCCATTGCTTTATCAGATTcttctaatatttttaaaaattgtttatcAAAATTGATAGGTAAATTAtgttcaaaaaaattaaaatttttgggaattaatttaataaattgttttttaattttgttaaataaattatcaaGATATACAGAATTTTGAATTCCTTGATATACAATCAATATTACTATGTCTAAATCGTTAATAAATTTCCATTTTGaacaatatttattatatttattactaaACTCTTCATAACGATCTTCTATTAGACCTGTTTTTATAATTGTccttataatattttcttcaatttcataaaaattatatgaccACAATACAATTCCTCCTTTattaaaaacatttattaCATCGATCATTTTCGTCTTTTCTCTTTTATACTCAtatgaatattatatacatttataaaaaagtggaaaagaaaaaaaaaaaaaaaaaaaaaaaaaaaaaaaaatgttacgaattagtattttattaatataatttcactttgattttatttttttatctttttatctttttatatttttatctttttagCTATATGCTAACAAGAAGAGCATGCTTCGAATCGAATGTGtagttaaataaaataaagcaGGTCACAGATACACACATAgattattctatatatattaatatgcaaaaataaaaaaatgcatcatTAGGTATAgggaatataaaaattcacATAAACgggcacatatatataccacgtatattttttttcataatgtTTACCCAAACCAGCATTTTAAAACATAATCTTGTTCTGTTAAGGTCCcaatacaatatatattttaaaagggtttttcaattttataaaaattatgaataaatTGATATACATAAATAGCATAAATATAGCATGtgtgttttaaaaaaatgtgtaagagtgaaaaaatatattacttttaatatcgcattatatatatatatacatacttatttgtatatactgGATATtaccaaaaaaattatatattgaaCATAAAGGGGTATACACTATTTAACAACTTATGGGGGGGGGCAAGTAGTGAACAATCAAATGCGTTTAGCCGgcattaattaatataaagtatatgtatatgcaaaaaaaaatgtacaatccatataaaaaattaaaaaagcgataaacaaataatgaataaataaatatgtgaaAATATGGGAATGGTATGAAAATATGTGAAAATATGGGAATggtatgaaaatataattcgcataaaattacatttatttgaaaatcttgtataaaaattaacgaaaaataaatggtataataataataataataatcaaataaggtaaatgaaataaaaataaaaaaataaaaaattgagaggtctattttatgaataattgtcacattttttttcttcatacATTATTACCATAATTTAaaacaagaaaaaaaatgaattaaagggaatagaaaataaatatacccaatcaaaataaaataaaataaaataaataatatacgAATGTGAAACAAATCTTCaatttggaaaaaatatggaaGTTATTAAAATCAACTATTGTAAGAATTATAAAGTATGTATATTAACACTGattattactatattttgttgttttaattttctgTATTGCtctatttgtttttttacaTAGGAAACTAAAAATAcggaaataaaagaaaacaCAGGTCGcccatatatacatatacatatatatacatatatatatatatatacatatacatatacatatgcaaTACATATGCAATATGTGGATCTCatagataaatattatgaattgcgaacatttttttacataataaATCACACTTATATACATGcctaaaaataatttaaaattttctattatcagatatgcatattaataatttgagAGAAATGCAAGTCcgttattaatttttttttagctgatttatttatatgcttgTAAATATtctcataaaaaaatgtaatatttttttaattttttaataaaaaaatatttataaacttGCTATTGCAATTTAGCCCATTGGGGCTTtaattataaacaatttCAAATGAATGTCAAAAATTGCTATATGTTCTACAAACGAAAAATATGCGAGATATAACTTTTATATAGAATCAGACGTGCaatcacatatatatttatgtaaatatcttataaaatatacatacatgcatacatacatatttatttatatatttatttatttatttatttgtttatttatttgtttatttgtttattttcgaGACTATGGCgtaataaatataagagGATGGCACTATAAGTTCAAGATGTCTCCTTTAAATGATTGACCGATGGTTAGCTTtgtaatatatacatgtatgaTATGTATAAGCGATTTCAAGTTTTGTTTTCATTTCTTTGATCTTATgtttatcataaaaaatgagTATCCTCATAAAGGAGTTGTTAGCAAAtgctaataaaaaattattacaaaaaGTTGTGACCTCGTCTGGAAAAACCAAAAATATTGATTTAGTATACGGGAaggatataataaaaatgtacttaaaaaaatatgtagaattatgtaataaatttatagaattatttatacaattatatgaattaataaaaaaattagatcAAAATTTTGAAGAATATGACCTACAACCTTTTGTTATGGAAATGgaaaatcata belongs to Plasmodium yoelii strain 17X genome assembly, chromosome: 11 and includes:
- a CDS encoding nucleoside diphosphate kinase b, putative yields the protein MEKSFIMIKPDGVQRGLVGVIIKRFERKGYKLIGLKMLNPTEEILKEHYKELSDQPFFKKLVDYINKGPVVAMVWEGMDIVKQGRKLIGETNPLNSNVGTIRGDFCLEVSRNVIHGSDSVASANREINIWFKAEELIQWKNHSNDWVYA